The following DNA comes from Glaciihabitans arcticus.
CGATGCCGAGCAGCACGGATACGCCGACGCGCTTGCGCAGCCAGCCGTAGGCGAGGCTCGCGAGGAGTCCGCCGACCGCCATCCCGGTGAAGACGAAACCGTAGGCGAACGCGCTCGCGTCGAGCGGTCCCGGACGCACCACGTAGAGCACGATGACCGACATGAACATGCCCCAGACGAGATTCATGCCCGCGTTGATGAGGGTCAGCCAGCGCAGCGTCGCGCTCGCCCAGAGGAAACTCATGCCGGCTCGCACGCGGCGGTCGGGTTCGGTGACGGGGATCGGAGCCGTGCCTGGCCGCTCGCTCGCGGGTCGCACGAAGGCGATCCCGACGAGGGCGAGCAGGTAGAGCACTCCGCCCGCACCAACTGCGAAGACGTGACCGAGCGAGATGAGTAGCCCGCCGAGCGGGGCGCCCGCGAACTCGTTGGATACCGTGATCGTCGCTTCGATCCTCGCGTTGGCTCGGCCGCGGTGCCTCATCCGCACGGTGCCGGGCACGGCGGAGACAAGACTCGTATCGACGAGCACCTCGGCCACACCGTAGAGCACCGCAGCGACGGCGACCACCCAGAACTCGAGCTCACCGAACAGCATGGCGACGGCGAGACCGACCAGGTACACGCCTCTCACCGAATTCGCCCAGAACAGGATGCGCCGCGCCCCGAGATGGTCGACCAGCCAGCCGCCGTGAATGCCGAAGAGGGGCCAGGCCAGCGTGGCGAGGGTCGTTACGAGGGCGACAAGTCCATCACTCGCACCGGCCGCGATCGCGAGCAGCGGAAGTGCGAACAGCACAACCCCGTCGCCGAGGTTCGCCGCCCCGGTCGCGAACCAGAGCCCGCGGAAGGACCGGCCGAGCGAATCGCGGCGGGTCACGGGGTGGTGGTGGACGGGACGCGCGCGCTGTCCCGTCGAGCCGCCCGCGTCTCCGCGGGGCGTGCTGTGTGCGTTGTGATCACTGGGCGAGCGACCAGGCGCGACGCTTGACGAGCACGTGACCCCGCTTGGTCGATAGGCGGGTCCAGGGGCCGGTCTCGTAGACGCGGACAGTCTCCGGCTCGGCGTCCGGCGCAGCGTTCGGTGCCGGAGTAGCGAGGAAGCCCAGACCGAAGGCGGCGAAGGCCGCTCCGGCGGGAACGTGCTGGTGGCCGGCGATCGGTCGCGCCCAGACCTCGGAGCGCACGCGGTGCACGATCTGCTCCCCCGTGCCGGTGGGGATCGCTGTGGCGATCTCCTCGATTCCGGCGCGGGCGGACGCGTCGAGCACGTCGCTCGGCAGCGGCGCGAGCGGGGTCCACCCGCCACGCGGTGGGGAGATCGCCGCCCAGGTGACGGTGTGCACCTGCATGGGGAGGGTGACGGTGACGGGCGCCGCGGCATCCCGCACCTCGCCTTCGAGTCGTTCGAGGCGGCCCAGCAGGGATCCGACCGGAACGACGGCATCGAAGACGGTCGGCGCGGAATCGGCGTCGTCGACGATCGCGAAGGTGCGCAGGCCCAGCACGGTGGGGCTCTCGTCGAGCAGTCCGGACGGGTAGAGCACCGCCGCGTAGACGGCAAGCACACCGTTGGTGGCGATGAGTCGAACCGACCCGTCTTCGACTCGGCCGGCGCGCGCGACGAAGGTTCTGAGGTCGCTGAGCGAAAGGGAGTCCTGAAGGGTGAACGCGCTACTCATGTCCGTTCTAAACTACAGGGCATGAGCGACCCTGTGAGCGGGCTTCTTGCCGCCCTCGACCTGACCGATACGGGTGCGCGCACCAGCGAAGACATCTTCACGGGGCCCAGCCAGTGGATGCCACAGGGTCGTGTCTTCGGCGGGCAGGTGCTCGCGCAGTCGCTCGTGGCCGCGATGCGCACCATCGACGAGCAGCGCTTTGTGCACTCGATGCACGGCTACTTCCTGCGCCCGGGTGATATCGATGCGCCGATCACCTTCTCGGTGGACCGCATCCATGACGGGCGCTCGTTCGCGACCAGGCGCACGCAGGCGTACCAGGGCGGCCTGCCGATCCTGTCGATGATCGCCTCTTTCCAGGATGTGGATAACGGTCTCGACCACCAGGTCGCGATGCCGTCCGATATCCCCGCGCCCGAGTCCCTGCCGAGCACGACCGAGGTCCTGGCGGGAATCGACCACCCGGTGGCCACGTTCTGGGCGACGGGTCGTCCGTTCGACCTGCGTCACGTGCCCTCGCCGATCTACTTCGCCGTGGAGGGTCCGCACGTTCCGCACCAAGCGGTCTGGTTCAAGACGCTCTCGAAGCTCCCGGATGACCCGAACCTCCACCGTGCCGCTCTCGCCTACGCGAGCGACTACTCCATCCTCGAGCCGATCATGCGCGGGCACGGTCTCGCGTGGAGCACCCCGGGCCTGAAGGCTGCGTCGCTCGACCACGCGATGTGGTTCCATCGGTTCGCCCGGGTGGATGATTGGCTCCTCTACGTGCAGGAGTCCCCGAACGCGATCGGTGGACGCGGCCTCTCGCAGGGGCGCATATTCACCCGCGAAGGCGTTCTCGTCGCCTCGGTCGCCCAGGAGGGTATGGTGCGGGTGCCGCAGGGCTGAGCTGTTCGGGCGCCTAATGTTCGGTTGCCTGGCTGCCGTGCCCGCTGGCTCGCTGGCTCGCTTGCTGGTTTGCTGGTCTGCTGGTCTGCTGGTTTGCAGCGGAGCGACTCGATCCGCAGGGCTCGACAGTGTGGGCCGGTTGTCGCACTGGCGGCGGACGAGCCGCGCTTGGTTCCCGGCTATCGTCGGAGTCGTGAGACGAGACCCGGTCGAGACCTTCGCGCGGAACGGTGCCCTCATCGCGGGTGGTGCTCGGGCGATCCTCCTTCAGGTCGCGGATCCAGTAGTCGGCGCGGGAGTCGCCCAACACAGCGACTTCGCGCATCGGCCTTTGGACCGCCTGCGCAACACCCTCACCTTCGTCTACGCGGTGGTGCTCGGCACTCCGGATGAGGCCACCCGCGTGGCCGGCTATGTGGAC
Coding sequences within:
- a CDS encoding MFS transporter encodes the protein MTRRDSLGRSFRGLWFATGAANLGDGVVLFALPLLAIAAGASDGLVALVTTLATLAWPLFGIHGGWLVDHLGARRILFWANSVRGVYLVGLAVAMLFGELEFWVVAVAAVLYGVAEVLVDTSLVSAVPGTVRMRHRGRANARIEATITVSNEFAGAPLGGLLISLGHVFAVGAGGVLYLLALVGIAFVRPASERPGTAPIPVTEPDRRVRAGMSFLWASATLRWLTLINAGMNLVWGMFMSVIVLYVVRPGPLDASAFAYGFVFTGMAVGGLLASLAYGWLRKRVGVSVLLGIDTIGTLILVLAPALGVDYVLLLVSGAVAAAGSSVWRILNSGIRQHLVPDYLLGRVYSASRVISWGALPIGSALAGLLVTVSGLNSVFVVASCIAGAMIVAFVVLAFVHPLRNADGHNNANGHDDANAHDSD
- a CDS encoding acyl-CoA thioesterase yields the protein MSDPVSGLLAALDLTDTGARTSEDIFTGPSQWMPQGRVFGGQVLAQSLVAAMRTIDEQRFVHSMHGYFLRPGDIDAPITFSVDRIHDGRSFATRRTQAYQGGLPILSMIASFQDVDNGLDHQVAMPSDIPAPESLPSTTEVLAGIDHPVATFWATGRPFDLRHVPSPIYFAVEGPHVPHQAVWFKTLSKLPDDPNLHRAALAYASDYSILEPIMRGHGLAWSTPGLKAASLDHAMWFHRFARVDDWLLYVQESPNAIGGRGLSQGRIFTREGVLVASVAQEGMVRVPQG